A portion of the Rhodopirellula bahusiensis genome contains these proteins:
- a CDS encoding Ig-like domain-containing protein has protein sequence MIHRQPSQPSSDWTSQAASERNPSDSNAGKGRSKRRSDRRSKRTQKRRLMMEGLESRQLLAAGGIVPSTPALDEYEGPRNVGSVSSFPMFESEARGEFGENDFFQDAEFLPLGNAAGQRDTIDLSGTAGIFPRSSGGVTTDIDVFSFDLQAGDILDVATIGGSAQFTVMLPNGQVWFGVEGVLAGSFPQYDTYPVDSPLQTLGNQAFAQIVPEAGRYSVLVSAESNSVDYTLGLRTYRPVTESLPVGEGQVIFLDFDGGAFPRSVLREIYAPAGDPLLGGVALIPGIEQTLSGLGVVNQAAGAIEDLQLSIAAEVERIFEDVGAKNINGDFDSTGNPGDYGVTILNSLEHADPGSNPNVSRVVVTGTSVNYGFAATVAETVDVGNFRLDEYAIVQLDTWVPVAQAFPRSQASSEFDVLASFLGAVAAHEAAHIMGIRHTDGDNLIVNVGNEGGSQNSFDQLAGLGVDGIYGTNDDNPPTFETDFFSLVEGIFGTNYTAHSIAYALATGTVGSAATGRIFNDANGSGTFTGDTGLGGVTVFLDVNGDGVLSSTDPSTVTAADGTYSLFGASGSYNVIAMTPTNFVATTPVSRSVTLGTGSTLPSFGFRQVLSDVTGRKFEDVNENGLYDAGEPGVEGAYIYADLDGDNLPDLGEPFAITDENGLYSIDLPDVNYSYAIREVEEAGFERTVPLSGEYTVTPGSGPVDNYNFGGRSSRDFGDAPDSYGTLSASNGASHGILSGLSLGATVDRESDGQPTADATGDGADEDGIQFTGPLVPGTTSSIQVTVNNSTGGQAYLQGWIDVDGSGTFDSDERFITNQALATGVSSVPITLPSFTLPVGGLLDTFARFRLSQDTNVSATGFVDSGEVEDYAVRLLNNGDLANDDSVSVPRNSQGFPIDVLANDFNSASNPLTITTQGTAATQGVVTISSGGAGQQQLLYTPPNNFVGQDTIQYRVIDTQGNVATATVSVNVTFQTEDPIALDDIYRIPANANSSGGFPLNVLDNDIASDAPGGLTLASVTNGTAGGTVVLTQNNQSVRYTPAPGFTGSEQFMYTVQDSENNFSTATVTVSINPDADADDLASFTLEILDEVNDTPRPTLQQGDVFRLRVSVDDLRNLSQFEAQGLASAFLDVLYSSELVTTVDTNSADAFPFDITFGPKFETPGSFQLGNTLTPGLLDEIGAAQSISNLNSVNTSEDVASHVGPAELFTVTMQAIGSGIAVFQADPSDAAVSETILIDESSALNFGQIRYGSVEVAIAPPGPDFPSALDDSFPQGFDSNGALITSVVESQLDVLDNDLLGTGGEVISFEINQGAANGVAIVRDNGTPSDPSDDYIGYTADIGFSGFDSFTYVTTVSSPTFGIVTSIAEVSLVVGANQNALAEFDFELVDESGSPISTVSIGQRFGIRVVAEDLTQFDPYPVFAGFLDVLYDAGRIVPSDTISGDDFGFDVVFADEFNSSAAVGVNTRAGLIDEFGSLRSDTGQPATGVSPLLATLYFEAIAPGTATVTGSPADRFPFQDTLLDDRDEPVDPSQIIYDSLSFTITGSGEPLQNTNLPADVNGDNLVTAIDALLVINELSRLDSAAAGEPGSANSQLFYHDVNGDRRVSAIDALRVINYLNDDSAGESTAAAGEPLSTGIQTLASDASDQAIGDLAAEDKVTGGAVASTDASANGAVVTNDSDTDSDDDDLLDLLADDVAGLWS, from the coding sequence ATGATTCATCGTCAGCCTTCTCAACCGTCGTCGGATTGGACTTCTCAAGCCGCTTCGGAGCGAAATCCTTCCGATTCCAATGCGGGCAAAGGACGCTCGAAACGCCGTAGTGACCGGCGCAGTAAACGAACACAGAAACGCCGTTTGATGATGGAAGGGTTGGAATCACGCCAACTCCTAGCCGCCGGCGGAATCGTGCCCAGCACACCAGCTTTGGACGAATACGAAGGTCCACGCAACGTCGGATCCGTTTCGTCATTCCCGATGTTCGAGTCGGAAGCTCGCGGTGAATTTGGCGAGAACGACTTCTTTCAGGACGCCGAGTTCTTGCCATTGGGGAATGCGGCGGGACAGCGGGACACGATTGACCTGAGCGGAACAGCTGGGATCTTCCCACGGTCGAGCGGTGGCGTCACGACTGACATCGACGTCTTCTCTTTTGATTTGCAAGCCGGCGATATCTTGGACGTCGCGACTATTGGCGGATCCGCCCAATTCACGGTGATGCTACCCAACGGCCAAGTGTGGTTTGGCGTTGAGGGCGTTTTGGCCGGCTCGTTCCCTCAGTACGACACGTATCCAGTTGACTCACCGCTGCAAACGCTCGGTAACCAAGCCTTTGCCCAGATCGTTCCAGAAGCCGGACGGTATTCGGTATTGGTTTCAGCTGAGTCGAACAGTGTCGATTACACGTTGGGTCTGCGGACTTACCGGCCGGTGACTGAAAGTTTGCCGGTTGGAGAGGGACAGGTCATCTTCTTGGACTTTGACGGCGGTGCGTTTCCCCGTTCGGTTCTCCGAGAAATCTATGCCCCCGCTGGTGACCCACTTTTGGGTGGCGTCGCGCTGATCCCGGGCATTGAACAAACGCTGAGCGGATTGGGTGTTGTCAATCAAGCTGCGGGTGCAATCGAGGATTTGCAACTTTCGATCGCGGCCGAAGTTGAACGCATCTTCGAAGACGTGGGTGCAAAGAACATCAATGGTGACTTCGACTCAACAGGCAATCCTGGCGATTACGGCGTCACCATCCTCAATAGTTTGGAGCATGCCGATCCCGGCAGCAATCCAAATGTGTCGCGTGTCGTGGTGACTGGAACTTCGGTCAATTACGGCTTCGCGGCGACGGTTGCCGAAACGGTTGATGTCGGAAACTTTAGGCTCGACGAATACGCCATCGTTCAACTGGATACTTGGGTTCCCGTTGCTCAGGCTTTCCCTCGCTCACAGGCATCGAGTGAGTTCGATGTTCTGGCGTCATTCTTGGGCGCCGTTGCTGCTCACGAAGCCGCACACATCATGGGCATCCGGCACACTGATGGCGACAATTTGATTGTGAATGTTGGCAATGAAGGTGGTAGCCAAAACTCATTCGACCAGCTGGCGGGACTCGGTGTTGATGGGATCTATGGCACCAACGATGACAATCCTCCCACCTTTGAGACTGATTTCTTCTCTCTGGTCGAAGGCATTTTTGGAACCAACTACACCGCTCATTCCATTGCCTACGCCTTGGCAACCGGAACCGTTGGTTCAGCTGCGACCGGACGGATTTTCAATGACGCAAATGGCAGCGGCACATTCACCGGAGACACGGGACTTGGTGGTGTGACGGTCTTCTTGGACGTCAATGGCGATGGCGTTTTGAGCTCGACTGATCCATCAACCGTCACTGCTGCGGACGGTACCTACAGCTTGTTTGGTGCCTCGGGCAGCTACAACGTCATCGCGATGACGCCAACCAACTTCGTGGCAACCACGCCCGTCAGTCGTTCGGTCACCTTGGGAACTGGCAGCACGCTGCCAAGCTTTGGTTTCCGCCAAGTGCTTTCGGACGTAACCGGTCGGAAGTTTGAAGACGTGAACGAAAACGGTCTCTACGATGCGGGCGAGCCTGGCGTCGAGGGTGCCTACATCTACGCTGATTTGGACGGAGACAATCTTCCCGACCTTGGCGAGCCCTTCGCGATCACCGATGAGAATGGTCTGTATTCAATCGACTTGCCGGATGTGAATTACTCTTACGCGATTCGCGAAGTGGAAGAGGCTGGGTTCGAACGCACCGTTCCTTTGTCCGGTGAATACACCGTCACGCCGGGAAGCGGACCCGTCGACAACTACAACTTCGGTGGCCGTTCGTCACGTGATTTTGGTGACGCTCCTGATTCCTATGGAACATTGAGTGCATCCAATGGTGCCAGTCACGGTATCCTCAGCGGACTTTCGCTGGGTGCCACCGTTGATCGCGAAAGCGACGGGCAGCCGACGGCTGATGCGACGGGTGATGGTGCCGATGAAGATGGCATCCAGTTCACCGGACCATTGGTTCCTGGGACAACCAGTTCGATCCAAGTGACGGTCAACAACTCAACCGGTGGGCAGGCTTATCTGCAAGGTTGGATCGACGTCGATGGTAGCGGCACCTTTGATTCAGATGAACGCTTCATCACAAACCAAGCTCTGGCGACAGGCGTGAGTTCGGTACCGATCACGTTGCCAAGCTTCACCTTGCCTGTTGGCGGTTTGCTGGACACGTTCGCTCGTTTCCGATTAAGCCAAGACACCAACGTTTCGGCGACTGGTTTTGTTGATTCAGGCGAAGTGGAAGACTACGCCGTTCGACTGCTCAATAATGGCGATCTCGCCAATGACGACAGCGTCTCGGTGCCTCGTAACAGTCAAGGCTTCCCGATTGATGTCTTGGCCAATGACTTCAATTCGGCGTCCAACCCACTGACAATCACCACACAAGGAACCGCCGCGACTCAAGGCGTTGTGACAATCAGTTCAGGTGGTGCGGGTCAGCAGCAATTGCTTTACACGCCGCCAAACAACTTTGTCGGTCAAGACACAATCCAGTACCGTGTGATTGACACTCAGGGCAACGTGGCGACCGCCACCGTCAGCGTTAATGTGACCTTCCAAACCGAAGATCCAATCGCTCTGGATGACATCTATCGCATCCCTGCGAATGCAAACAGCAGCGGTGGTTTCCCACTGAACGTTCTGGACAATGACATCGCATCGGATGCTCCTGGCGGATTGACGCTGGCGTCGGTCACCAACGGGACGGCTGGCGGAACAGTTGTGCTGACCCAAAACAACCAATCGGTCCGCTACACGCCGGCCCCTGGTTTCACCGGATCAGAACAGTTCATGTACACGGTCCAAGACAGTGAGAACAACTTCTCGACGGCTACTGTGACCGTTTCGATCAATCCGGACGCTGATGCAGATGACTTGGCATCGTTCACCTTGGAAATTTTGGACGAAGTCAACGACACGCCACGTCCAACATTGCAACAAGGCGACGTCTTCCGCTTGCGAGTCAGCGTGGACGACCTGAGGAACTTGTCCCAGTTTGAAGCTCAAGGTCTAGCATCTGCTTTCCTCGATGTGTTGTACTCCAGTGAATTGGTTACAACCGTTGATACGAATTCCGCCGATGCATTCCCGTTCGACATCACGTTTGGGCCCAAGTTTGAAACACCTGGTAGCTTCCAGCTGGGCAACACTCTGACCCCTGGTTTGCTGGATGAAATCGGTGCGGCTCAGTCCATCTCGAACTTGAACTCCGTCAATACTTCTGAAGATGTCGCTTCGCACGTCGGACCAGCCGAACTGTTCACGGTCACAATGCAAGCGATTGGTTCGGGGATCGCAGTCTTCCAAGCTGATCCTTCTGACGCCGCCGTAAGCGAAACGATTCTCATTGACGAATCGTCTGCTTTGAACTTCGGTCAAATTCGATACGGATCCGTCGAAGTCGCGATTGCACCTCCTGGACCCGATTTCCCTTCGGCGTTGGATGATTCCTTCCCACAAGGTTTCGACAGCAACGGAGCGTTGATCACTAGCGTTGTCGAATCGCAGCTCGATGTTCTCGACAATGATTTGTTGGGAACCGGTGGCGAAGTCATCTCATTCGAAATCAATCAAGGTGCTGCCAACGGAGTCGCGATTGTTCGTGACAACGGCACGCCGAGCGATCCATCGGATGACTACATCGGATACACCGCGGACATCGGTTTCAGCGGTTTCGATTCGTTCACTTATGTGACAACGGTTTCCAGCCCAACGTTCGGGATCGTCACTAGCATCGCAGAAGTGAGCTTGGTCGTCGGAGCCAACCAAAACGCCTTGGCCGAATTCGACTTTGAATTGGTCGATGAATCTGGCTCACCCATCTCGACTGTTTCGATCGGTCAACGCTTCGGCATCCGCGTTGTCGCGGAAGACCTGACTCAGTTCGATCCATATCCCGTCTTCGCTGGTTTCTTGGACGTCTTGTATGACGCAGGACGAATCGTCCCATCGGACACGATCTCTGGCGATGATTTCGGGTTCGATGTCGTGTTCGCGGACGAATTCAACTCGTCGGCGGCTGTTGGCGTCAACACGCGTGCCGGATTGATCGACGAGTTCGGATCGCTGAGAAGTGACACTGGTCAACCTGCGACGGGCGTCAGCCCATTGTTGGCAACGTTGTACTTCGAGGCCATCGCACCGGGTACCGCGACGGTCACTGGCTCGCCCGCCGACCGATTCCCGTTCCAAGACACATTGTTGGATGACCGCGACGAACCAGTTGATCCATCGCAGATCATCTACGATTCGCTGTCGTTCACGATCACCGGAAGCGGTGAGCCACTGCAGAACACCAATCTGCCTGCTGACGTGAACGGCGACAACCTCGTCACCGCCATCGACGCTTTGTTGGTGATCAACGAATTGTCGCGATTGGATTCGGCGGCCGCTGGTGAACCAGGGTCAGCGAATTCGCAATTGTTCTATCACGACGTCAACGGTGACCGTCGCGTGAGTGCGATCGACGCTTTGCGAGTCATCAACTACTTGAACGATGATTCTGCTGGCGAATCGACTGCCGCGGCTGGTGAGCCTCTCTCGACAGGCATCCAAACGCTCGCGAGTGATGCATCAGACCAAGCCATTGGCGATCTGGCTGCCGAAGACAAGGTCACAGGCGGAGCAGTTGCTTCGACCGATGCTTCTGCCAACGGTGCGGTTGTGACCAACGACTCTGACACTGATTCGGACGACGATGATCTGCTTGATCTGCTGGCCGATGACGTCGCTGGGCTTTGGAGTTGA